The following proteins are co-located in the Streptomyces sp. DT2A-34 genome:
- a CDS encoding Rv3235 family protein: MNKVMTRAQHRPGTRPPSRRDTRRPGGIPPRTPSHGASRTTSPEGRPPNSPGTPETLTRTRPTDNRPPTTAGSIAAPAHSHPRAAVSADSHAVGLAPVPERGGTPPTPVHAAHPTAPAPTWGAPQTPARQATQGAHTPHLVPAQASPRPIAQIPQPRPTDVFADRLLLVLSGQRPVHSMLRHTAGRAYDELAWLAERGPLRARGTRPVVRDIGYFEPRPGAIEAFARIGAGDQLRAMAFRLEQGGDLRWRCTAVELGGPRRPRPADD, from the coding sequence ATGAACAAGGTCATGACCAGGGCTCAGCACCGCCCCGGCACCCGCCCGCCCAGCCGCCGCGACACCCGCCGCCCCGGCGGGATCCCGCCCCGCACACCGAGCCACGGCGCGTCCCGTACGACGTCGCCCGAGGGCCGCCCACCGAACTCACCGGGCACGCCGGAAACCCTCACCCGCACAAGGCCCACCGACAACCGGCCGCCCACCACTGCGGGGAGCATCGCCGCGCCCGCCCATTCCCACCCGCGGGCAGCGGTGTCCGCAGACAGTCACGCCGTCGGGCTAGCCCCCGTCCCAGAGCGGGGCGGCACCCCGCCGACGCCGGTCCACGCGGCCCACCCGACCGCCCCAGCCCCGACGTGGGGCGCCCCGCAAACTCCGGCGAGGCAAGCGACCCAAGGGGCTCACACACCCCACCTCGTCCCGGCGCAGGCCTCCCCAAGGCCGATCGCCCAGATCCCCCAACCCCGCCCCACCGACGTCTTCGCCGACCGCCTGCTTCTGGTCCTGAGCGGCCAGCGCCCCGTCCACTCGATGCTCCGCCACACCGCCGGCCGCGCCTACGACGAACTCGCCTGGCTCGCGGAACGCGGCCCCCTGCGCGCCCGCGGCACCCGCCCCGTCGTCCGCGACATCGGATACTTCGAGCCCCGCCCGGGAGCCATCGAGGCCTTCGCCCGCATCGGCGCCGGCGACCAACTGCGTGCCATGGCCTTCCGCCTGGAGCAGGGCGGGGACCTCCGCTGGCGCTGCACGGCGGTGGAACTGGGTGGCCCGCGCAGGCCACGCCCCGCCGACGACTGA
- a CDS encoding HAD family hydrolase, with amino-acid sequence MGKQVGAHIVWDWNGTLFHDNDAIIGATNAAFAELGLDPITMEQYRAMYCVPVPKFYERLLGRLPTDVEWEVMDETFHRYYTEHRVRCGLTEGVAELLVEWRSAGRSQSILSMYGHEELVPLVRGFGIEEHFIRVDGRTGPSGGSKAEHMVRHIEALVSVDPARTVVIGDAADDAVAALHVGARAVLYTGGSHGRASLEGVGVPVVDTLGEAVAEAERLAA; translated from the coding sequence ATGGGGAAGCAGGTAGGGGCGCACATCGTCTGGGACTGGAACGGGACGCTGTTCCACGACAATGACGCGATCATCGGGGCGACGAACGCGGCGTTCGCCGAGCTGGGGCTGGATCCGATCACGATGGAGCAGTACCGGGCGATGTACTGCGTGCCGGTGCCGAAGTTCTACGAGCGATTGCTCGGTCGGCTGCCGACCGACGTCGAGTGGGAGGTCATGGACGAGACCTTCCACCGGTACTACACGGAGCACCGAGTGAGATGCGGGCTCACCGAGGGTGTGGCGGAGCTGCTCGTGGAGTGGCGGTCGGCCGGGCGCAGCCAGTCGATCCTCAGCATGTACGGGCATGAGGAACTCGTCCCGCTGGTACGGGGGTTCGGGATCGAGGAGCACTTCATACGCGTCGACGGGCGGACCGGGCCGTCCGGGGGCAGCAAGGCCGAGCACATGGTGCGGCACATCGAGGCGCTCGTGAGCGTGGATCCGGCTCGCACGGTGGTGATCGGGGACGCGGCGGACGACGCGGTCGCGGCACTGCATGTGGGGGCGCGGGCCGTGCTCTACACCGGGGGGTCGCACGGTCGGGCGAGCCTTGAGGGGGTGGGGGTGCCGGTGGTGGACACGCTGGGGGAGGCCGTCGCGGAGGCGGAGCGGCTGGCGGCGTAA
- a CDS encoding DJ-1/PfpI family protein, producing the protein MTAKILIVTGDAAESLEVLYPYQRLREEGYDVHIAAPTRKKLQFVVHDFEPGFDTYTEKPGYSWPADLAFSEVDPGDYVAVVIPGGRAPEYLRNDPELRKILKSFFDADKPVAQICHGPLLTAAIDNLRGRRVTAYPALELDMQAAGATFQDAEAVVDGTLVSSRAWPDHSGWMREFLTVLRAKAPVT; encoded by the coding sequence ATGACAGCGAAAATCCTCATCGTCACCGGCGACGCCGCGGAGTCACTGGAGGTCCTCTACCCCTACCAGCGCCTCCGCGAAGAGGGCTACGACGTCCACATCGCCGCCCCCACCCGCAAGAAGCTCCAGTTCGTCGTCCACGACTTCGAACCCGGCTTCGACACCTACACCGAGAAACCCGGCTACAGCTGGCCCGCGGACCTCGCCTTCTCCGAGGTCGACCCCGGCGACTACGTCGCCGTCGTCATCCCCGGCGGCCGAGCCCCCGAGTACCTCCGCAACGACCCCGAACTCCGCAAGATCCTCAAGTCGTTCTTCGACGCCGACAAACCGGTCGCCCAGATCTGCCACGGCCCCCTGCTCACCGCCGCGATCGACAACCTCCGCGGCCGCCGCGTCACGGCGTACCCCGCCCTGGAACTGGACATGCAGGCGGCCGGCGCCACCTTCCAGGACGCCGAGGCCGTGGTCGACGGCACCCTGGTCTCCTCCCGCGCCTGGCCGGACCACTCCGGCTGGATGCGCGAGTTCCTGACGGTACTGCGCGCGAAGGCACCGGTGACGTAA
- a CDS encoding NAD-glutamate dehydrogenase: MQTKLDEAKAELLERAARVAENSPVGGYLPTGTTDESTAGTPDHDTVLAFLQRYYLHTAPEDLSDRDPVDIFGAAFSHYRLAENRPQGTANVRVHTPTVEENGWTCSHSVVEVVTDDMPFLVDSVTNELTRQGRGIHVVIHPQVRVRRDVTGKLIEVLPEAPAGELPHDTHTESWIHVEIDRETDRADLKQITADLLRVLSDVREAVEDWSKMRDAALRMADELPREPTSDLREQEIEEARELLRWLADDHFTFLGYREYELREDDSLAAVPGTGLGILRSDPHHSETDSHPVSPSFERLPADARAKAREHKLLILTKANSRATVHRPSYLDYVGVKKFDENGEVVGERRFLGLFSSAAYTESVRRVPVVRRKVDDVLQVAGFSPHSHDGRDLLQILETYPRDELFQTPVPELQRIATSVLYLQERRRLRLYLRQDEYGRYYSALVYLPRDRYTTGVRLRIIDILKEELGGTSVDFTAWNTESILSRLHFVVRVPQGTELPQLSDSDKERIEARLVEAARSWADGFADALNAELGEERAAELLRRYSGAFTEGYKADHGPRSAVSDLVHLEQLTEENNFSLSLYEPVGAAPEERRFKIYRKGAAVSLSAVLPVLSRLGVEVVDERPYELRCSDRSVAWIYDFGLRMPRSAGAGDYLGDDARERFSEAFAATWTGKAENDGFNALVLSAGLTWRQAMVLRAYAKYLRQAGSTFSQDYMEDTLRDNVHTTRLLVSLFEARMSPDRQSAGREIVDALLEEVDAALDQVASLDEDRILRSFLTVIKATLRTNFFQEAAGGQPHDYVSMKFDPQAIPDLPAPRPAYEIWVYSPRVEGVHLRFGKVARGGLRWSDRREDFRTEILGLVKAQMVKNTVIVPVGAKGGFVAKQLPDPSVDRDAWLAEGIASYKTFISALLDITDNMVAGEVVPPADVVRHDEDDTYLVVAADKGTATFSDIANGVAEQYNFWLGDAFASGGSAGYDHKGMGITARGAWESVKRHFRELGVDTQSEDFTVVGIGDMSGDVFGNGMLLSEHIRLVAAFDHRHIFIDPKPDAATSYAERRRIFELPRSSWEDYNTALLSAGGGVFPRSAKAIQVNAHIREALGIEGKVSKMTPAELMKAILKAPVDLLWNGGIGTYVKASTETHADVGDKANDPIRVDGADLRVKVVGEGGNLGLTQLGRIEFSRQGGKINTDAIDNSAGVDTSDHEVNIKILLNGLVADGDMTVKQRNKLLAEMTDEVGHLVLRNNYAQNTAIANALAQSKDMLHAQQRFMKHLVREGHLDRALEFLPTDRQIRERLAAGHGLTGPETAVLLAYTKITIADELLHTSLPDDPYLSTLLHSYFPSALRERFPEHLVSHPLRREITTTVLVNDTVNTGGTTYLHRLREETGASLEEIVRAQTVARAIFRSAAVWDAVEALDNKAQADVQTRIRLHSRRLVERGTRWLLNNRPQPLELVDTVDFFAERVEQVWSQLPKLLRGADLDWYQQIYDELSGAGVPDELATRVAGFSSAFPTLDIVSVADRMSRDPMDVAEVYYDLADRLHITQLMDRIIELPRADRWQSMARASIREDLYAAHAALTSDVLAAGNGTATPEQRFKAWEQKNAAILGRARTTLEEIQGSEAFDLANLSVAMRTMRTLLRTHS, from the coding sequence ATGCAGACCAAGCTGGACGAAGCCAAGGCCGAGCTGCTCGAGAGGGCCGCCCGGGTAGCTGAGAACAGCCCGGTCGGGGGGTATCTACCGACCGGGACGACGGACGAGAGCACCGCCGGCACCCCGGACCACGACACCGTGCTCGCGTTCCTCCAGCGCTACTACCTGCACACCGCACCGGAGGACCTCAGCGACCGCGACCCGGTCGACATCTTCGGAGCCGCCTTCTCGCACTACCGTCTGGCCGAGAACCGCCCCCAGGGCACGGCCAACGTGCGGGTGCACACGCCCACCGTGGAAGAGAACGGGTGGACCTGCAGCCACTCCGTCGTCGAAGTCGTCACCGACGACATGCCCTTCCTGGTCGATTCGGTGACCAACGAGCTGACCCGGCAGGGTCGCGGGATCCACGTGGTCATCCACCCGCAGGTCCGCGTCCGCCGCGACGTCACCGGCAAGCTCATCGAGGTGCTGCCCGAGGCGCCCGCCGGCGAGCTGCCGCACGACACGCACACCGAGTCCTGGATCCACGTCGAGATCGACCGTGAGACCGACCGCGCCGATCTGAAGCAGATCACCGCCGACCTGCTGCGCGTCCTGTCCGACGTCCGCGAGGCCGTCGAGGACTGGAGCAAGATGCGGGACGCGGCCCTGCGCATGGCCGACGAACTGCCCCGGGAGCCGACGTCCGACCTGCGGGAACAGGAGATCGAGGAGGCCCGCGAACTGCTGCGCTGGCTGGCCGACGACCACTTCACCTTCCTCGGATACCGCGAGTACGAGCTGCGCGAGGACGACTCGCTGGCCGCCGTGCCCGGCACCGGCCTCGGCATCCTGCGCTCCGACCCGCACCACTCCGAGACCGACAGCCACCCGGTCAGCCCGTCCTTCGAGCGGCTGCCCGCCGACGCCCGCGCCAAGGCCCGCGAGCACAAGCTCCTCATCCTCACCAAGGCCAACAGCCGGGCGACCGTGCACCGGCCGTCGTACCTCGACTACGTCGGCGTGAAGAAGTTCGACGAGAACGGGGAGGTCGTCGGCGAGCGGCGCTTCCTGGGTCTGTTCTCTTCCGCCGCCTACACCGAGTCGGTCCGGCGCGTACCCGTCGTCCGGCGCAAGGTCGACGATGTGCTGCAGGTCGCCGGGTTCTCGCCGCACAGCCACGACGGGCGCGACCTGCTCCAGATCCTGGAGACCTACCCGCGCGACGAGCTCTTCCAGACCCCGGTCCCCGAGCTCCAGCGCATCGCCACCTCCGTCCTCTACCTCCAGGAGCGCAGGAGGCTGCGCCTCTACCTCCGCCAGGACGAGTACGGGCGCTACTACTCCGCCCTCGTCTACCTTCCCCGCGACCGCTACACCACCGGCGTACGCCTGCGGATCATCGACATCCTGAAGGAGGAACTCGGCGGCACCAGCGTCGACTTCACCGCCTGGAACACCGAGTCGATCCTCTCCCGGCTGCACTTCGTCGTCCGCGTCCCGCAGGGCACCGAGCTGCCGCAGCTCAGCGACAGTGACAAGGAACGCATCGAGGCGCGTCTCGTCGAGGCCGCCCGTTCCTGGGCCGACGGGTTCGCCGACGCGCTCAACGCGGAACTCGGCGAGGAGCGCGCCGCCGAGCTGCTGCGCCGCTACTCGGGCGCCTTCACCGAGGGCTACAAGGCCGACCACGGCCCGCGCTCCGCGGTCTCCGACCTCGTCCACCTCGAACAGCTCACCGAGGAGAACAACTTCTCGCTGAGCCTGTACGAGCCGGTCGGCGCTGCCCCCGAGGAGCGCCGGTTCAAGATCTACCGCAAGGGCGCGGCCGTCTCCCTGTCCGCGGTGCTGCCGGTCCTCAGCCGGCTCGGCGTCGAGGTCGTGGACGAGCGGCCGTACGAACTGCGCTGCTCCGACCGCAGTGTCGCCTGGATCTACGACTTCGGTTTGCGCATGCCCAGGTCGGCGGGCGCCGGGGACTATCTCGGCGACGACGCGCGCGAGCGGTTCTCGGAGGCCTTCGCCGCGACGTGGACCGGCAAGGCGGAGAACGACGGCTTCAACGCCCTCGTGCTGAGTGCCGGGCTGACCTGGCGGCAGGCGATGGTGCTGCGGGCGTACGCCAAGTACCTGCGGCAGGCGGGCTCCACCTTCTCGCAGGACTACATGGAGGACACCCTCCGCGACAACGTCCACACCACCCGCCTCCTCGTCTCCCTGTTCGAGGCGCGGATGTCGCCGGACCGCCAGAGCGCGGGCCGCGAGATCGTGGACGCGCTGCTCGAAGAGGTCGACGCGGCGCTCGACCAGGTGGCGAGCCTCGACGAGGACCGGATCCTGCGGTCCTTCCTCACCGTCATCAAGGCGACGCTGCGGACGAACTTCTTCCAGGAGGCGGCGGGCGGCCAGCCGCACGACTACGTCTCCATGAAGTTCGACCCGCAGGCCATCCCCGACCTGCCCGCGCCGCGCCCGGCGTACGAGATCTGGGTCTACTCGCCGCGCGTCGAGGGCGTGCACCTGCGCTTCGGCAAGGTCGCGCGCGGCGGTCTGCGCTGGTCCGACCGGCGTGAGGACTTCCGCACCGAGATCCTCGGGCTGGTCAAGGCGCAGATGGTGAAGAACACCGTCATCGTGCCGGTCGGCGCCAAGGGCGGCTTCGTCGCCAAGCAGCTGCCGGACCCGAGCGTGGACCGGGACGCGTGGCTGGCGGAGGGCATCGCCAGCTACAAGACGTTCATCTCGGCGCTGCTCGACATCACCGACAACATGGTGGCCGGGGAAGTCGTGCCGCCCGCCGACGTCGTCCGGCACGACGAGGACGACACCTACCTCGTCGTCGCCGCCGATAAGGGCACCGCGACCTTCTCCGACATCGCCAACGGAGTCGCCGAGCAGTACAACTTCTGGCTCGGGGACGCCTTCGCCTCCGGCGGCTCGGCCGGCTACGACCACAAGGGCATGGGCATCACCGCCCGCGGTGCCTGGGAGTCCGTCAAGCGGCACTTCCGCGAGCTGGGCGTGGACACGCAGAGCGAGGACTTCACGGTCGTCGGCATCGGCGACATGTCCGGTGACGTGTTCGGCAACGGCATGCTGCTCAGCGAGCACATCCGCCTGGTCGCCGCCTTCGACCACCGGCACATCTTCATCGACCCGAAGCCGGACGCGGCCACCTCCTACGCCGAGCGCCGCCGCATCTTCGAGCTGCCGCGCTCCAGCTGGGAGGACTACAACACCGCGCTGCTGTCGGCCGGCGGCGGCGTCTTCCCCCGCAGCGCCAAGGCGATCCAGGTCAACGCCCACATCCGCGAAGCCCTCGGCATCGAGGGCAAGGTCTCCAAGATGACGCCGGCCGAGCTGATGAAGGCCATCCTCAAGGCGCCGGTGGACCTGCTGTGGAACGGCGGGATCGGTACGTACGTCAAGGCGTCCACCGAGACCCACGCGGACGTCGGCGACAAGGCCAACGACCCGATCCGCGTCGACGGCGCCGACCTGCGCGTCAAGGTCGTCGGCGAGGGCGGCAACCTGGGCCTGACCCAGCTCGGCCGGATCGAGTTCTCGCGGCAGGGCGGCAAGATCAACACCGACGCCATCGACAACAGCGCCGGCGTCGACACCTCCGACCACGAGGTGAACATCAAGATCCTGCTCAACGGCCTGGTCGCGGACGGCGACATGACCGTCAAGCAGCGCAACAAGCTGCTCGCCGAGATGACCGACGAGGTCGGCCACCTGGTCCTGCGCAACAACTACGCCCAGAACACGGCGATCGCCAACGCCCTCGCCCAGTCCAAGGACATGCTCCACGCCCAGCAGCGCTTCATGAAGCACCTGGTCAGGGAGGGCCACCTGGACCGTGCGCTGGAGTTCCTGCCCACCGACCGCCAGATCCGCGAACGCCTCGCCGCCGGCCACGGCCTGACCGGCCCGGAGACGGCCGTCCTGCTGGCGTACACGAAGATCACGATCGCCGACGAGCTGCTGCACACCTCGCTGCCCGACGACCCGTACCTGAGCACCCTGCTGCACTCGTACTTCCCGAGCGCGCTGCGCGAGCGGTTCCCCGAGCACCTCGTCAGCCACCCGCTGCGCCGTGAGATCACCACGACCGTGCTGGTCAACGACACGGTCAACACGGGCGGTACGACGTATCTGCACCGGCTGCGCGAGGAGACCGGTGCCTCGCTGGAGGAGATCGTCCGGGCGCAGACCGTGGCCCGCGCGATCTTCCGCTCGGCGGCCGTCTGGGACGCGGTCGAGGCGCTCGACAACAAGGCGCAGGCCGACGTCCAGACCCGGATCAGGCTGCACTCGCGCCGACTCGTCGAGCGCGGCACGCGCTGGCTGCTCAACAACCGGCCGCAGCCGCTGGAGCTCGTCGACACCGTCGACTTCTTCGCCGAGCGTGTCGAGCAGGTCTGGTCGCAGCTGCCGAAGCTGCTGCGCGGCGCGGACCTCGACTGGTACCAGCAGATCTACGACGAGCTGTCCGGCGCCGGCGTCCCGGACGAACTCGCCACCCGGGTGGCCGGATTCTCCTCCGCCTTCCCGACGCTGGACATCGTCTCGGTGGCCGACCGCATGAGCCGGGACCCGATGGACGTCGCCGAGGTCTACTACGACCTCGCCGACCGCCTCCACATCACCCAGCTCATGGACCGCATCATCGAGCTGCCCCGTGCCGACCGCTGGCAGTCCATGGCCCGCGCCTCCATCCGCGAGGACCTCTACGCCGCCCACGCGGCCCTGACCTCGGACGTCCTGGCGGCTGGCAACGGCACCGCGACACCCGAGCAGCGCTTCAAGGCGTGGGAGCAGAAGAACGCGGCGATTCTGGGCCGGGCCCGCACGACCCTGGAGGAGATCCAGGGCTCGGAGGCCTTCGACCTGGCCAACCTCTCGGTGGCCATGCGGACCATGCGGACGCTGCTGCGGACGCACTCGTAG
- a CDS encoding glycosyltransferase family 2 protein → MKPDVTPQDTDVTPQDTTVPDVTVTVIVYNDAARLTRAVESVRRQTHADIEIVISDDHSTDETPAVARELASRDPRIHYLRLPRNSGGCSAPRNRALEIARAPYVMFLDSDDDLPDDAVELLLAAHREREIDFAMGAVVRIREDGGRRTKWMPHLVAERRTVVGIESEPRLLFEHLSTSKMYARAFLDRHDLRFPEGIHYEDQLFTTQAYCLAKEFTIIPEPVYRWYIAPYAATDAASISNQRHRLDNVRDRVQVQRLIDDFLAESGHGALREDKDYKFLKHDFRMYAGDLPYRDEEWLAGFADLMTPYLETVSPAAYARLPRAERVVLQLIRERRFPEARLAARGLGHGVAPRQVTPDAEGHTYWGDSLPTTDLSRRELDVTDLELDTRPFRSAQFRHEITEITRGPGASIDLTVRTYDPGLRLPVGPHRASLLIRPGRHRLRTPFRLSPVRPGVFEGHVHLDLSSAPVPLHGFAGVRHPLLRIEHQGLAHTAVLLAPLSFPPMTARVDYRTGAAPHRVTIEPEGRGPGRLQVRWQPVGVTARVVRPVVRRIARPKVRRAARLVRSALR, encoded by the coding sequence ATGAAACCGGATGTCACGCCCCAGGACACGGATGTCACACCCCAGGACACCACCGTCCCCGACGTCACGGTCACGGTGATCGTCTACAACGACGCGGCACGTCTGACCCGAGCCGTGGAGTCGGTACGCCGTCAGACCCACGCCGACATCGAGATCGTCATCAGCGACGACCACTCGACGGACGAAACACCGGCCGTGGCAAGGGAGTTGGCGTCCCGTGACCCCCGGATCCACTACCTCCGTCTCCCGCGCAACAGCGGCGGCTGCAGCGCCCCGCGCAACCGTGCCCTGGAGATCGCCCGGGCGCCGTACGTGATGTTCCTGGACAGCGACGACGATCTCCCCGACGACGCGGTGGAGCTGCTCCTCGCCGCCCACCGTGAGCGGGAGATCGACTTCGCGATGGGCGCGGTGGTGCGGATCCGGGAGGACGGCGGACGGCGGACGAAGTGGATGCCGCACCTGGTCGCCGAGCGCCGCACGGTGGTCGGCATCGAGTCCGAACCCCGGCTGCTCTTCGAGCACCTGTCGACGAGCAAGATGTACGCCCGCGCGTTCCTGGACCGGCACGACCTGCGGTTCCCGGAGGGCATCCACTACGAGGACCAGCTGTTCACGACGCAGGCGTACTGCCTGGCCAAGGAGTTCACGATCATCCCGGAGCCGGTGTACCGCTGGTACATCGCGCCGTACGCGGCCACGGACGCGGCATCGATCTCCAACCAGCGCCACCGGCTCGACAACGTCCGCGACCGTGTCCAGGTCCAGCGCCTCATCGACGATTTCCTCGCCGAGAGCGGGCACGGGGCGCTGCGCGAGGACAAGGACTACAAGTTCCTCAAGCACGACTTCCGGATGTACGCCGGGGACCTGCCGTACCGTGACGAGGAGTGGCTGGCCGGCTTCGCGGACCTCATGACCCCTTACCTGGAGACCGTGTCCCCCGCGGCCTACGCCCGTCTGCCCCGCGCGGAACGCGTGGTGCTCCAGCTGATCCGCGAACGCCGTTTCCCCGAGGCCCGGCTGGCGGCGCGGGGACTGGGCCACGGGGTGGCGCCGAGGCAGGTGACACCGGACGCCGAAGGCCACACGTACTGGGGCGACAGCCTCCCGACCACGGACCTGTCCCGCCGCGAACTGGACGTCACCGACCTGGAGCTGGACACCCGCCCGTTCCGCAGCGCCCAGTTCCGGCACGAGATCACGGAGATCACCCGCGGCCCGGGCGCCTCGATCGACCTCACTGTCCGGACCTACGACCCCGGCCTGCGCCTCCCGGTGGGCCCTCACCGCGCAAGCCTCCTCATCCGCCCCGGCCGGCACCGCCTCAGGACCCCGTTCCGCCTCTCCCCCGTCCGCCCCGGCGTCTTCGAAGGCCACGTCCACCTTGACCTGTCGTCGGCGCCCGTCCCCCTCCACGGCTTCGCCGGCGTCCGCCACCCGCTCCTGCGCATCGAGCACCAGGGCCTGGCCCATACGGCCGTACTCCTGGCCCCCCTGTCCTTCCCGCCCATGACGGCCCGCGTCGACTACCGCACCGGCGCGGCCCCGCACCGCGTCACGATCGAACCGGAGGGCCGCGGTCCGGGCCGCCTCCAGGTGCGGTGGCAGCCGGTGGGCGTCACGGCGAGGGTGGTGCGGCCGGTGGTGCGACGGATCGCGCGGCCGAAGGTGAGACGGGCGGCACGACTGGTGCGCAGCGCCCTGCGCTGA
- a CDS encoding CDP-glycerol glycerophosphotransferase family protein: MPELSLIVHGPNTQDRLTGVLASLATHPHPDVEVIVAAVGAWAQETAGAYAPEMLVLPLPDGTDDATARSAGAARACGRWLHFVHAKDGLPAGAPRTIAERAVELPDDVDVLLFDHVRSTWETSGLPSEDGRLLARPGRASHALDDIARTALRVTPLLGNRALRTPFWQAHEHRLTTPDEPFAAYATLLLADHIAALNQVAYEHHELRPESRPPVTAEERYALIDRYDTLLTLARNRPAARPTAGPAPDAVLYDVMVQECLRTFARTAMPDPVAREFFRRAGEAAVRHRPPGHRPPNGPEAIRRALLEENAYTRYRAFQAANRARRAAKSAVRTRGRQVATALGDHHYRKSLSRPVDPNLAVFAAYWNRGVACNPAAIAAKLTELAPQIHPVWVVTPDNAPLLPPHTDHVLPGTRRYREVLATAKYLVNNVNYPNAIVKRPDAVHLQTHHGTPLKRMGVDQMEFPAAAKGLDFPALLARIDKWDYSVSANSHSTRMWERAYPSRFVSLDHGYPRNDVFYTATADDIRSVRDRLGIPPAHRAILYAPTHRDYEAGWTPRLDLATLADQLGEDTVLLIRGHYFYDGRPSPLTALRRTGRIIDVSAYDPVEDLCLAADALVTDYSSIMFDYANLDRPIVIYADDWETYRSTRGVYFDLPAEPPGQVARTQRELAEILVTEAWHDEGATKARAAFRRRFCEYDDGRAAERVVRRVFLGESEDALPPVIPLEERTPAPSPREAI; this comes from the coding sequence ATGCCCGAGCTCAGCCTCATCGTCCACGGCCCCAACACCCAGGACCGCCTGACCGGCGTCCTCGCCTCGCTGGCCACGCACCCCCACCCCGACGTCGAGGTGATCGTGGCCGCGGTCGGCGCCTGGGCGCAGGAGACGGCAGGGGCGTACGCCCCCGAGATGCTGGTGCTGCCCCTGCCGGACGGCACGGACGACGCCACGGCCCGGTCGGCGGGGGCGGCCCGGGCCTGCGGCCGCTGGCTGCACTTCGTGCACGCCAAGGACGGCCTGCCCGCCGGCGCCCCGCGCACCATCGCCGAGCGCGCCGTGGAACTGCCGGACGACGTGGACGTCCTGCTCTTCGACCACGTCCGCTCCACCTGGGAGACCTCCGGCCTGCCCTCCGAGGACGGCCGCCTCCTGGCCCGGCCGGGCCGCGCCTCCCACGCCCTCGACGACATCGCCCGCACCGCCCTCCGCGTCACCCCCCTGCTGGGCAACCGCGCGCTGCGCACCCCCTTCTGGCAGGCGCACGAACACCGACTCACCACCCCCGACGAGCCGTTCGCCGCCTACGCCACCCTCCTCCTCGCCGACCACATCGCCGCCCTGAACCAAGTGGCGTACGAGCACCACGAGTTGCGCCCCGAGAGCCGGCCCCCGGTCACCGCCGAGGAGCGCTACGCCCTGATCGACCGCTACGACACGCTCCTCACCCTCGCCCGGAACCGCCCCGCCGCCCGGCCCACCGCCGGCCCCGCCCCCGACGCCGTCCTGTACGACGTCATGGTCCAGGAGTGCCTGCGCACCTTCGCCCGCACCGCCATGCCGGACCCTGTGGCCAGGGAGTTCTTCCGCCGCGCCGGCGAAGCGGCCGTCCGGCACCGCCCGCCCGGGCACCGTCCCCCCAACGGCCCCGAGGCCATCCGCCGCGCCCTCCTCGAAGAGAACGCGTACACCAGGTACCGCGCCTTCCAGGCCGCGAACCGCGCCCGCCGCGCCGCGAAGTCGGCCGTACGAACCCGCGGCCGCCAGGTGGCCACCGCCCTCGGCGACCACCACTACCGCAAGTCCCTCTCCCGCCCGGTCGACCCCAACCTGGCCGTGTTCGCGGCGTACTGGAACCGCGGGGTGGCCTGCAACCCGGCAGCCATCGCCGCCAAACTCACCGAACTGGCGCCGCAGATCCACCCGGTGTGGGTGGTGACCCCGGACAACGCGCCCCTCCTCCCGCCCCACACCGACCACGTACTCCCCGGCACCCGCCGCTACCGCGAGGTGCTGGCCACGGCGAAGTACCTGGTCAACAACGTCAACTACCCCAACGCGATCGTGAAACGCCCGGACGCGGTCCACCTCCAGACCCACCACGGCACCCCGCTCAAGCGCATGGGCGTGGACCAGATGGAGTTCCCTGCCGCCGCCAAGGGCCTCGACTTCCCGGCCCTGCTGGCCCGTATCGACAAGTGGGACTACAGCGTCTCCGCGAACAGCCACTCCACCCGCATGTGGGAGCGCGCGTACCCCTCACGCTTCGTCTCCCTCGACCACGGCTATCCGCGCAACGACGTCTTCTACACGGCCACCGCCGACGACATCCGCTCCGTCCGCGACCGCCTGGGCATCCCCCCGGCCCACCGCGCGATCCTCTACGCCCCCACCCACCGCGACTACGAGGCCGGCTGGACCCCCCGCCTCGACCTCGCCACCCTCGCCGACCAACTCGGCGAGGACACGGTCCTGCTGATCCGCGGCCACTACTTCTACGACGGCAGGCCGTCCCCGCTGACCGCCCTGCGCCGCACGGGCCGGATCATCGACGTCTCCGCCTACGACCCGGTCGAGGACCTGTGCCTGGCCGCCGACGCGCTGGTCACGGACTACTCGTCCATCATGTTCGACTACGCCAACCTCGACCGCCCTATCGTCATCTACGCCGACGACTGGGAGACCTACCGCTCCACCCGCGGCGTCTACTTCGACCTGCCGGCCGAGCCACCGGGCCAAGTGGCCCGCACCCAGCGGGAACTGGCGGAGATCCTGGTCACCGAGGCATGGCACGACGAGGGCGCGACGAAGGCACGGGCGGCCTTCCGGCGCCGCTTCTGCGAGTACGACGACGGACGCGCCGCCGAACGGGTCGTACGCCGTGTGTTCCTGGGCGAGAGCGAGGACGCCCTGCCGCCGGTGATCCCGCTGGAGGAACGCACGCCGGCGCCCAGCCCCCGGGAGGCGATATGA